TCGTGATGATTTAACTAAGAATCCAATCACGCCCGTGTCAGAACAATTACATGATTTTGAGTTTGGTTATAAGCTGCAAAACCCTAATTTTTACTTAACCGCTAATTTATACTACATGGATTATAAAGATCAATTAGTCTTAACAGGAGATTTAGATGATGTTGGTGACCCAATTAGACAAAACGTTGCTGATAGTTATAGAGCAGGTATAGAAATACAAACAGGATATAAAGTATCTAATCAATTTAGGATAGATGCCAACGCAACTTTTAGTGAAAATAAAATTAAAGCGTTTGACTATATTGTTTATGACACACAGTATGATCCTAGTACATATGATACAGTATCTTATGAAGCTGTTGTGACTACTTATGAAGATACAGATATTTCATTTTCTCCAAACGTAATATTTGGTAGTACATTAACCTACTCGCCAATTAAAAACGCTAACATCGCTTTGTTGTCTAAGTACGTTGGACAGCAATATTTAGATAATACATCAAGTGATAGTAAAAATATGGACGGTTATTTTGTAAGCAATTTAAATGTGTCATATAGCATTAAACCAACATGGATTAAAGAAATAGCATTTAACGTTTTAATTAATAATGTTTTTAATAACAAATACGTTTCTAATGGTTATACGTATAGTTATTATTACAGACCAGAAAATTCAACGGATACACCAATCACAGAAAATTTTTATTACCCACAAGCAACTACTAACTTTTTAGCAGGTGTAACCTTAAAATTTTAATCACTAATTTTTAATCAACCTTTAAAAGCACCTCTATATTGGGGTGCTTTTTTAATTGTTATACACTCTGATAACGGAACCATTAACTTCTACAAAGTAAGGCTTTAGGCTATATTGTCCTGTTGTGCCGTCAAAAGGAGCGCCATTCACAATGTTATAACTATTACCGTCGTCACAATTACAAGTCGCTGAAATGCCTTCTATATTTAAAGAAGAGCAATTGGAAGGTGCATGATTAGGATCTGTAATTTCAAAAGCAACATATTGATTATTACCTGCGCTATATATAACAATGCCGTTATACCCAAATCCGTTTAAGACCAGATGATTACTAGGGAATTGTAGATCGTTATACTGCGGTAATGTTGTGTTTATGGAGTTTAAAGTGTCAAAAGCAATATTTGGTATAAAGTTATTATTGTTATCGTTGTCATCATTTTTTTGACAAGACAAAACTAAAATAGAGCAGAAAATAATTGTGAATAAAGGCTTTAACATAAAAAGTTTAATAGTTTTTAGCAATGCAATTTACAACAATTACAATGTTGAATTAATTATTTTGTATATTTGTAACACTAAATCTCGTGTCGACGAGATTTTTGTGTTTAGCGCTAAATTGTTTTAGCGTCTTTTTATTTAAACGAAATAAATATGAGTAAAGTATCTTATTATACAGCAGAAGGATTAAAAAAGTTGCGTGCAGAGTTAAAGCAGCTTAAAGATGTCGAACGTGTTAAAGCATCCAGAGCAATTGCGGAAGCAAGAGATAAAGGTGATTTGAGTGAAAACGCGGAATACGATGCAGCTAAAGAGGCGCAAGGTATGCTAGAAATGCGTATTTCTAAATTAGAAGATCAAATGGCTGGAGCTCGTGTTATTGACGAATCCCAAATGGACGCTTCAAAAATATTAGTGTTGTCAAAAGTGAAAATCAAAAACCAAACTAATGGTATGGAAATGAACTATACGTTAGTTGCAGATGGTGAAGCGGATTTAGCTTCTGGAAAAATATCTGTAAATAGTCCAATTGGTCAAGGGCTGTTAGGTAAAGCTGTTGGTGATGTTGCTGAAATACAAGTGCCAAATGGGACAATAAAATTTGATATTATTGAAATTAGCAGATAATAGCTCTATTTTAAATTTTCGCTATTGCGGAAATAATGAATAATATGTTAATTTAACGATTCCTGTTTATTCTGATATAAATTTCAGTTTAGCAGGAATCTTTTTTTATCTTTAGTTTTTAAACCGAAACAAATATGGCTTCTATTTTTACAAAAATAGTCAATGGAGAAATCCCGTGTTACAAAGTAGCAGAAACAGATGAGTTCTTGGCATTTTTGGATGTTAATCCAAATGCAAAAGGGCATACATTATGTATTCCTAAAAAAGAAGTTAATAAAGTGTTTGATTTAGACGAAGAAACTTACATTGGTTTAATGCAATTTTCTAGAACCGTCGCTATAGCTTTA
This portion of the Olleya sp. Bg11-27 genome encodes:
- the greA gene encoding transcription elongation factor GreA, whose protein sequence is MSKVSYYTAEGLKKLRAELKQLKDVERVKASRAIAEARDKGDLSENAEYDAAKEAQGMLEMRISKLEDQMAGARVIDESQMDASKILVLSKVKIKNQTNGMEMNYTLVADGEADLASGKISVNSPIGQGLLGKAVGDVAEIQVPNGTIKFDIIEISR
- a CDS encoding HIT family protein gives rise to the protein MASIFTKIVNGEIPCYKVAETDEFLAFLDVNPNAKGHTLCIPKKEVNKVFDLDEETYIGLMQFSRTVAIALENTVPCKRVGVSVIGLEVPHVHVHLIPLNTMEDARFINKVSLEEEVFETLAKAINANL